Proteins from a single region of Pseudarthrobacter sp. NIBRBAC000502772:
- a CDS encoding electron transfer flavoprotein subunit beta/FixA family protein, whose product MKIIVLVKHVPDAQFDRHLTGEGYTTDRNESILSELDEYALEAALQLAEARGGAKAGNQVIALSMGASGAVNAVKKSLQMGATEGVHLTDSALAGSDAAATSLALAAAIRHLGTGAPVDLVLTGMASTDGETSLVPAQLAERLGLPQVTFASSLTVDGGRLTARRDADTYSETVEASLPAVVSVTDQINEPRYPNFKGIIAAKRKSITTLSLADIGVDPAHVGHTGSWTTVTAAEERPPRTAGTIITDEGDAGIKLVDFLAAQKLL is encoded by the coding sequence TTGAAAATCATCGTCCTGGTCAAGCATGTACCGGACGCACAGTTCGACCGACACCTCACCGGCGAGGGCTACACCACGGACCGTAACGAAAGCATCCTTTCCGAGCTGGACGAATACGCACTGGAGGCGGCTTTGCAGCTGGCTGAGGCCCGCGGTGGCGCCAAGGCCGGCAACCAGGTCATTGCGCTGAGCATGGGCGCGTCCGGTGCCGTGAACGCGGTGAAGAAGTCACTCCAGATGGGCGCCACCGAAGGTGTGCACCTCACGGACAGTGCCCTGGCCGGCTCAGACGCCGCCGCCACTTCGCTCGCCCTCGCGGCCGCCATCCGCCATCTTGGCACCGGCGCTCCGGTGGACCTTGTCCTCACGGGCATGGCGTCCACCGACGGCGAAACGTCCCTGGTCCCGGCCCAGCTCGCCGAGCGCCTCGGTCTGCCGCAGGTCACCTTCGCGTCCTCGCTGACGGTCGACGGCGGCCGGCTGACCGCGCGCCGCGACGCCGACACCTACTCTGAGACCGTCGAAGCTTCGCTGCCTGCAGTGGTCTCCGTGACGGACCAGATCAACGAGCCGCGCTACCCCAACTTCAAGGGCATCATCGCGGCCAAGCGCAAGAGCATCACCACGCTGTCGCTGGCCGACATCGGAGTCGATCCCGCGCACGTGGGCCACACCGGATCGTGGACCACAGTGACCGCTGCCGAGGAACGCCCGCCGCGCACCGCCGGAACCATCATCACCGACGAAGGCGACGCCGGCATCAAGCTCGTCGACTTCCTGGCCGCCCAGAAGCTGCTCTAA
- a CDS encoding trypsin-like peptidase domain-containing protein: MTENPTQGAAPENRNPDENRNADQNPAEVRSDAVGQANPTEQLDRSGGPDNLTQPLPGAPRTVFPPREPFYGQQTPPGQQTPGQQTPGQQAPGHEYAQHGAHSAAPGGSAGQHNPGQHNPGQYGTGQYGTGQYGTGQYSPGQYNAAPNPADAPRRKASFGVGTLVASILAAGLVGGGVATVGSGSLFNNGSPSAASSSQTDTVIVNNKDDVNAITAAALKASPSVVTISATSGSSGGTGSGIILDDAGHILTNTHVVTLDGQSANATLEVRTSKGKVLKATLVGTDPLSDLAVIKVDDASGLTPATLGDSGKLNVGDTAIAIGSPLGLTGTVTDGIVSTLNRTISVASSAAPKEGDTSQGGDQGFQFAPPNGGQGQSTANQGSISINVIQTDAAINPGNSGGALVNTKGEIIGVNVAIASAGSDSASSGNIGVGFSIPINHAKRVAQEIIDTGKASHGQLGVSVKEKSSSSSSSGFSVGADVATVEPNSAAAKAGIKVGDVVIKFNDLVISEPNQLTAAVREQAGGSTVKLTVLRNGQEQTLDVTLGTAADQ; this comes from the coding sequence ATGACTGAGAACCCAACCCAGGGTGCAGCGCCGGAGAACCGCAATCCGGATGAGAACCGGAATGCGGACCAGAACCCTGCGGAGGTCCGCAGTGACGCTGTCGGTCAGGCTAATCCGACGGAGCAGCTGGACCGATCCGGGGGACCCGACAACCTCACCCAGCCGCTGCCGGGTGCACCCCGTACGGTTTTTCCTCCCCGCGAGCCCTTCTACGGCCAGCAGACACCCCCGGGCCAGCAAACGCCCGGCCAGCAGACACCTGGCCAGCAGGCTCCCGGCCACGAGTACGCCCAGCACGGGGCGCATTCGGCAGCTCCCGGCGGCTCTGCGGGTCAGCACAATCCAGGTCAGCACAACCCTGGTCAGTACGGAACTGGTCAGTACGGAACAGGTCAGTACGGAACAGGCCAGTACTCCCCGGGCCAGTACAACGCTGCCCCGAACCCGGCCGACGCGCCCCGCAGGAAAGCCTCCTTCGGCGTCGGCACCCTGGTGGCCAGCATCCTGGCCGCCGGCCTCGTGGGTGGCGGCGTTGCCACTGTCGGTTCGGGCAGCCTCTTCAACAACGGCTCCCCGTCGGCGGCGAGCAGCAGCCAGACTGACACTGTCATCGTGAACAACAAGGACGACGTCAACGCCATTACGGCGGCAGCACTGAAGGCTTCCCCCAGCGTGGTGACCATCAGCGCGACGAGCGGAAGTTCAGGCGGTACCGGCTCAGGCATCATCCTGGACGACGCGGGGCACATCCTTACCAACACCCATGTGGTGACCCTGGATGGCCAAAGCGCCAACGCAACCCTGGAAGTCCGTACCAGCAAGGGCAAAGTCCTCAAGGCCACGCTCGTGGGCACGGACCCCCTCTCTGACCTGGCAGTCATCAAGGTGGACGACGCATCGGGACTCACTCCTGCGACCCTCGGCGATTCCGGCAAGCTCAACGTCGGCGATACGGCCATCGCCATCGGCTCCCCGCTTGGCCTGACCGGAACAGTCACTGACGGCATCGTCTCAACCCTGAACCGGACCATCAGTGTTGCGTCCTCGGCGGCACCGAAGGAAGGCGACACTTCCCAGGGCGGCGATCAGGGCTTCCAGTTCGCCCCGCCAAACGGTGGCCAAGGCCAAAGCACCGCCAACCAGGGTTCCATCTCAATCAACGTGATCCAGACGGATGCCGCCATCAACCCCGGCAACTCCGGTGGTGCCCTGGTCAACACCAAGGGTGAGATCATCGGCGTCAACGTGGCCATCGCGTCCGCCGGCTCCGATTCCGCGTCGAGCGGCAACATCGGAGTGGGCTTCAGCATCCCCATCAACCACGCAAAACGGGTGGCACAGGAGATCATTGATACTGGCAAGGCGTCCCACGGCCAGTTGGGTGTCAGCGTCAAGGAAAAGTCGTCCAGCAGCTCGTCCTCGGGCTTCTCCGTAGGTGCCGACGTGGCAACGGTAGAGCCGAATTCAGCTGCCGCAAAGGCCGGCATCAAGGTGGGCGATGTGGTGATCAAGTTCAACGACCTGGTCATCAGCGAGCCTAACCAGCTCACAGCGGCCGTCCGTGAGCAGGCCGGCGGCTCCACCGTCAAGCTCACCGTCCTGCGCAACGGCCAGGAGCAGACGCTGGACGTCACGCTCGGCACCGCGGCGGACCAGTAG
- a CDS encoding TPM domain-containing protein: protein MRSKFKRILAVIGLTGLLAVPAGAAWAEDPVTIPPGTNIVDNAKVLGGRSGEVQEAIQKLLKDHKYNLYVVTVDTFTNPTVPADWAAAVATNKGMGRSDAVLAIAKDDGKFSFVLNSASPIKSKQGAISQNAVTANLAGGKRDFAQAAIDTAGAIGDAAGGGSGNVPSGDGAGAAVLVGTGVVAAGGAGAYLYFRNKRKKAAQASSASYGPQGAELDPLASLSIEELRRKSGSLIIEADDAIKSSEQELGFAEAQYGDAAVGNFTKALAEAKAHMSESFKLQQQLDDHIPDTEEQQRSWLGEIIRRSEAALGSLQEQKADFDSLRELEKNAPQALAAISAGAHEADAKIASAEQSLTALRAKYADSALAQVADNITQAKERLAFVQNATATAQEKLTAGEGSLAAVAVRASEESLHQTHVLLDAIAKVSTSLDEARNGLEAAVVETSQDLAQAKAMIQSGEHPELAGPVAGVEAALGQVKAEIQGGKIDPIATLQRVETAHQALDQSLTGIRNQQDQARRAQASLQQTIMSAQAQISATSDYITARRGGVGTEARTRLAESQRNLDYALSISRNDPVTALTYAQQAHALAAQAAQLAQADVDNFGGYANQGFGGGGMFGGRGGGGGGLGGAILGGILINSILNGGSGGGWGGGHSDGGGWGGDSGGGDFGGGDFGGGDSGSF, encoded by the coding sequence ATGCGGTCAAAGTTCAAACGTATCCTCGCCGTGATCGGCCTGACCGGGCTGCTCGCGGTTCCTGCCGGCGCGGCCTGGGCTGAAGACCCGGTGACCATCCCACCCGGAACCAACATTGTGGACAACGCCAAGGTTCTCGGCGGACGCAGTGGCGAGGTCCAGGAAGCCATCCAGAAGCTCCTGAAGGACCACAAGTACAACCTCTATGTGGTGACCGTGGACACGTTCACCAACCCAACCGTTCCAGCTGACTGGGCCGCGGCCGTTGCGACGAACAAGGGCATGGGCAGGTCCGACGCCGTCCTGGCGATAGCCAAGGATGACGGCAAATTCAGCTTCGTCCTGAACTCTGCCAGCCCCATCAAGTCCAAACAGGGCGCCATCAGCCAGAACGCCGTCACAGCCAACCTGGCTGGCGGCAAGAGGGACTTCGCCCAGGCTGCCATTGACACCGCTGGAGCCATCGGGGATGCGGCAGGCGGCGGCAGCGGCAATGTCCCCTCGGGTGATGGCGCCGGCGCAGCTGTCCTCGTTGGCACGGGCGTAGTTGCCGCCGGTGGAGCCGGCGCATACCTCTACTTCCGTAACAAACGGAAGAAGGCAGCCCAGGCGTCCAGCGCCAGCTACGGCCCCCAGGGCGCCGAGCTCGATCCGCTGGCCTCGCTCAGCATCGAGGAACTCCGGCGCAAGAGCGGCTCGTTGATCATCGAAGCCGATGATGCGATCAAGTCCAGCGAGCAGGAACTCGGGTTCGCGGAGGCCCAGTACGGCGATGCCGCGGTGGGGAACTTCACCAAGGCCCTGGCCGAGGCCAAGGCCCACATGTCGGAATCCTTCAAGCTCCAGCAGCAGCTTGACGACCACATCCCGGACACGGAAGAACAGCAGCGCAGCTGGCTCGGCGAGATCATCCGCCGGTCAGAGGCAGCGCTCGGCTCGCTCCAGGAGCAGAAGGCCGACTTCGACTCGCTCCGGGAGCTCGAGAAGAACGCCCCGCAGGCACTGGCAGCCATCAGCGCCGGAGCCCACGAAGCCGATGCCAAGATCGCCAGCGCCGAACAGTCACTGACGGCCTTGCGCGCCAAGTACGCGGACAGCGCGCTGGCGCAGGTCGCTGACAACATCACCCAGGCCAAGGAACGGCTGGCTTTTGTGCAGAACGCCACGGCTACCGCCCAGGAGAAGCTCACCGCAGGCGAGGGCAGCCTCGCCGCGGTCGCCGTGCGGGCGTCCGAAGAGAGCCTGCACCAGACCCACGTGCTGCTGGACGCCATCGCCAAGGTGTCCACCAGCCTGGACGAGGCCCGCAATGGGCTGGAGGCGGCCGTCGTTGAAACCTCCCAGGACCTCGCGCAGGCGAAGGCCATGATCCAGTCCGGCGAACACCCCGAACTGGCCGGCCCGGTAGCCGGTGTTGAAGCCGCTCTGGGCCAGGTCAAGGCCGAAATCCAGGGCGGGAAGATCGATCCCATCGCCACCCTGCAGCGCGTTGAAACAGCGCACCAGGCCCTGGACCAGTCCCTCACCGGCATCCGGAACCAGCAGGACCAGGCCCGCCGTGCCCAGGCGTCGCTGCAGCAGACAATCATGTCGGCGCAGGCGCAGATCAGTGCCACGTCGGACTACATCACCGCCCGCCGCGGCGGCGTAGGCACCGAGGCCCGCACGCGGCTCGCCGAGTCCCAGCGCAACCTCGACTACGCGCTGTCCATCTCCCGCAACGATCCGGTTACTGCCCTCACATACGCCCAGCAGGCCCACGCCCTCGCGGCTCAGGCAGCGCAGCTGGCCCAGGCAGACGTCGACAACTTTGGTGGCTACGCCAACCAGGGCTTCGGCGGCGGTGGCATGTTCGGCGGGCGCGGCGGAGGCGGTGGCGGCCTCGGTGGCGCCATCCTTGGCGGTATCCTCATCAACTCCATCCTCAACGGCGGCAGCGGCGGAGGCTGGGGCGGAGGCCACAGCGATGGTGGCGGCTGGGGCGGTGACTCCGGCGGAGGGGACTTCGGCGGAGGAGATTTCGGCGGCGGAGACTCGGGAAGTTTCTGA
- a CDS encoding PspA/IM30 family protein yields the protein MVKQSIFGRIAQLAKANINTLLDNAEDPQKMLDQMVRDYTNNIAEAESAVAQTIGNLRMLQDDYREDIKNAQDWGNKALAASRKADEYRSAGDSVDAEKFDNLAKVALQRQMSAESEAKGAEPSIASQTEVVDKLKSGLDQMKGKLNELTSKRNELVARSKTAAAQSQVHDAIKSIDFMDPTSEVGRFEEKIRREEAKVRGQQELAASSLDAQFNQLEDLGEQVEIEARLAALKSGGAKPAIGASGTRSESTVDEADFDKL from the coding sequence ATGGTTAAGCAGTCCATTTTCGGCCGGATCGCACAGCTGGCAAAGGCAAACATCAACACCTTGCTGGACAACGCTGAGGATCCGCAGAAGATGCTGGACCAGATGGTCCGGGACTACACCAACAACATTGCGGAGGCTGAGTCCGCCGTAGCCCAGACCATCGGCAACCTGCGTATGCTCCAGGATGACTACCGCGAGGACATCAAGAACGCCCAGGACTGGGGCAACAAGGCCCTCGCCGCGTCACGCAAGGCTGACGAATACCGCAGCGCCGGCGACAGCGTTGACGCCGAGAAGTTCGACAACCTCGCGAAGGTAGCGTTGCAGCGCCAGATGTCCGCGGAAAGCGAAGCCAAGGGTGCTGAGCCGAGCATCGCCTCGCAGACCGAGGTAGTGGACAAGCTCAAGTCGGGCCTGGACCAGATGAAGGGCAAGCTCAACGAACTCACCAGCAAGCGCAACGAGCTGGTTGCGCGCTCCAAGACGGCCGCGGCACAGTCCCAGGTGCATGATGCCATTAAGAGCATCGACTTCATGGATCCCACGAGCGAAGTTGGCCGCTTCGAAGAGAAAATCCGCCGCGAAGAGGCCAAGGTCCGCGGACAGCAGGAGCTTGCCGCGTCGAGCCTGGACGCCCAGTTCAACCAGCTGGAAGACCTCGGCGAGCAGGTGGAAATCGAAGCACGCCTGGCAGCCCTGAAGTCCGGCGGGGCCAAGCCGGCCATCGGCGCTTCCGGCACCCGGTCCGAGTCCACAGTCGACGAAGCCGACTTCGACAAGCTGTAG
- a CDS encoding deoxyribodipyrimidine photo-lyase, whose protein sequence is MVSPVASSIVWLRDDLRLDDNPALSHAVELGLPLTVVYILDEESPGIRPLGGAARWWLHHSLTSLAGVLAEAGSALILRRGPASRVIRDLAADTGATHVLWNRRYGGPERSRDADIKAWAAENGIEAASFQANLLFEPWTITTGSGGPYKVFTPYWRACAASGEPRPPLDAPARLPSPAVAGSMKQACSDALTEWSLLPVSPDWSGGLAETWEPGEAGAHSRLEDFLDGPAQDYGTGRDIPGVEGTSRLSPHLRFGEISPFRVWHELRRHFPREATPDVGIFRSELGWREFCWQLLYANPQLATRNYRPDFDRFEWQQPTAVELEAWEQGRTGYPLVDAGMRQLWQTGWMHNRVRMAAASFLVKNLLADWRLGESWFWDTLVDADAASNPANWQWVAGSGADASPYFRIFNPVTQSKKFDADGRYLREFIPELAHMDRRAIHEPWKQPGIHGYPAPVVGLPESRERALATYQRLREDRQGQDNVTGPEISG, encoded by the coding sequence ATGGTCTCCCCCGTTGCCTCCTCCATCGTCTGGCTCCGTGATGACCTTCGACTGGACGATAACCCCGCTCTGTCCCACGCCGTCGAACTCGGCCTGCCGCTGACAGTGGTCTACATTCTCGACGAGGAATCCCCCGGAATCCGTCCCCTGGGAGGCGCGGCCCGCTGGTGGCTGCACCACTCGCTGACTTCGTTGGCGGGGGTGCTTGCTGAGGCCGGTTCCGCACTCATCCTCAGGCGCGGACCTGCCAGCCGTGTGATCCGGGACCTGGCCGCGGACACCGGCGCAACGCACGTGCTGTGGAACCGCCGCTACGGCGGTCCCGAGCGGTCCCGGGACGCGGACATCAAGGCCTGGGCGGCGGAGAACGGCATCGAAGCGGCCAGCTTCCAGGCCAACCTGCTGTTCGAGCCGTGGACCATCACCACCGGCAGCGGCGGTCCCTACAAGGTGTTCACGCCCTACTGGCGGGCCTGCGCAGCGTCCGGCGAGCCCCGTCCGCCGCTGGATGCGCCGGCCCGCCTGCCCTCCCCCGCCGTCGCCGGTTCGATGAAGCAGGCCTGCAGCGACGCGCTGACAGAGTGGTCGCTGCTGCCCGTGTCCCCGGACTGGAGCGGCGGACTGGCTGAGACCTGGGAGCCCGGGGAAGCCGGAGCGCACAGCAGGCTTGAGGACTTCCTGGACGGGCCCGCACAGGACTACGGCACTGGGCGGGACATTCCCGGTGTGGAAGGCACTTCCAGGCTGTCCCCGCACCTCCGTTTTGGTGAAATCAGCCCGTTCCGGGTCTGGCACGAGCTCCGCCGCCACTTCCCCCGCGAGGCGACGCCCGACGTCGGGATCTTCCGGTCCGAGCTGGGCTGGCGGGAGTTCTGCTGGCAACTGCTGTACGCCAATCCCCAGCTGGCTACCCGAAACTACCGGCCCGACTTCGACCGTTTCGAATGGCAGCAGCCCACCGCCGTGGAACTGGAGGCGTGGGAACAGGGCCGGACCGGCTATCCGCTGGTGGATGCCGGGATGCGGCAGCTCTGGCAGACCGGTTGGATGCATAACCGGGTCCGGATGGCGGCGGCGTCATTCCTCGTCAAGAATCTCCTGGCCGACTGGCGTCTGGGCGAGTCGTGGTTCTGGGACACCCTGGTGGATGCCGATGCAGCCAGCAACCCCGCCAACTGGCAATGGGTTGCAGGCTCGGGCGCCGACGCGTCCCCGTACTTCCGGATCTTCAATCCCGTCACGCAGAGCAAGAAGTTCGACGCCGACGGCCGGTACCTTCGCGAGTTCATTCCGGAACTCGCCCACATGGACCGCAGAGCCATCCACGAACCGTGGAAGCAGCCCGGTATCCACGGCTACCCCGCGCCCGTGGTGGGACTCCCCGAGTCCAGGGAGCGTGCGCTGGCCACCTACCAGAGGCTTCGGGAGGACCGGCAAGGCCAGGACAACGTCACCGGCCCGGAAATTAGCGGCTGA
- a CDS encoding cytochrome b/b6 domain-containing protein: MSTPTKKPGSSTSKRSRLYWGVPAALVVLVLVVLLARWMTGLPAVASFLADYPGHSELPDGAPVGFPAWLAWQHFLNGFFLLLIIRTGWQVRTTTRPSGHWTRNNKGLIKTRNAPTKITLELWLHLTLDALWVLNGLVFAILLFATGQWMRIVPTSWDVIPNALSAALQYASLNWPTDNGWVNYNALQLLTYFATVFIAAPLAFISGIRTSSAWPKKATALNKAYPIELARAIHFPVMIYFVAFIAVHVFLVLATGALRNLNHMYGGSDEAGWFGFWVFVASVAAMVAAWFLARPLFLRPIASLMGKVSR, encoded by the coding sequence ATGTCCACACCCACGAAGAAGCCCGGCTCCTCGACGAGCAAGCGGTCAAGACTCTACTGGGGTGTTCCTGCCGCGCTCGTAGTGCTGGTGCTCGTGGTGCTGCTGGCCAGGTGGATGACCGGCCTTCCTGCGGTGGCCTCGTTCCTGGCTGACTATCCGGGCCATTCGGAACTGCCTGACGGCGCGCCTGTGGGATTCCCGGCGTGGCTGGCCTGGCAGCACTTCCTGAACGGCTTCTTCCTGCTGCTCATCATCAGGACCGGCTGGCAGGTGCGGACTACCACGCGGCCCAGCGGCCACTGGACGCGCAACAACAAGGGCCTGATCAAGACCAGGAATGCGCCCACCAAGATCACCCTGGAGCTTTGGCTGCACCTGACGCTGGACGCGCTCTGGGTCCTCAACGGCCTGGTGTTCGCCATCCTGCTGTTCGCCACCGGCCAATGGATGCGGATCGTGCCCACGAGCTGGGACGTTATCCCCAATGCCCTCTCCGCAGCGCTTCAGTACGCCTCGTTGAACTGGCCCACCGACAACGGCTGGGTCAACTACAACGCGCTGCAGCTGCTGACGTATTTCGCAACGGTCTTTATCGCCGCACCGCTTGCCTTCATCTCCGGTATTCGGACGTCCTCCGCCTGGCCCAAGAAGGCCACCGCTCTCAATAAGGCCTACCCCATTGAGCTCGCGCGTGCCATCCACTTCCCGGTCATGATCTATTTCGTGGCGTTCATCGCGGTGCATGTCTTCCTGGTGCTCGCCACAGGTGCATTGCGGAACCTGAACCACATGTACGGCGGCAGCGACGAAGCCGGCTGGTTCGGCTTCTGGGTCTTCGTCGCCTCGGTGGCAGCCATGGTGGCAGCCTGGTTCCTGGCGCGTCCCCTCTTCCTCCGCCCCATCGCCTCCCTGATGGGCAAAGTCAGCCGCTAA